Genomic window (Candidatus Margulisiibacteriota bacterium):
GCTGGCAAGCAATATCTTGGCATATGCGTAGGGTTGCAGATCTTATTTGAAAAAGGCTATGAAAAAGGAACTCACCAGGGCCTGGGAATTTTTCCCGGGGATGTCATACACTTCCACAATTTGCCAGCAAACCTTAAAGTGCCGCACATGGGCTGGAATTCAGTATCACTCAAAAAAGATAATAAACTTTTTTGTGGAATACAAAATGAGGACATGTTCTATTTCGTCCATTCATACCATGCGGCAACATCCAATGAAGATATCATTTCAGCAACAACTAATTACGGCTATGAGTTTGTATCAGGTGTGCATCATGACAACATTCACGGAATACAGTTTCATCCTGAGAAAAGCGGGCGGCTAGGGCAGAGAATCCTCAACAATTTCGCTATTAACTGTTTAATGGGGTAAATAAGAAATGGTTTGCCCGCTCTTTAAAAAAAATAGTATCGATGAAATTAAGAGTACTGAAGGGACCAAAATTATGAATGACTTCGAAATTATTCCGGCGATAGACCTCCTAGATGGCAAATGTGTTCGCCTGATCCAAGGGGATTACGAAAAAAAAACGGTATTTGATAATAACCCGGTAAGTGTCGCGCAAAAATGGGAAAATCAAGGTGCGACAAGAATTCATATCGTCGATCTTGACGGTGCAAAAGCAGGTCATCCTGCTAACACGGAAATTATAAAAAAAATAGCTAACAGCATCAATATACCAGTCCAGGTCGGAGGCGGTATCCGAACAAGAGAAGACATAACAAAAACACTAGATGCCGGGGCTCAAAGAGTAATTCTGGGAACATCACTTATCAAAGACCCGAAATTTGCAAAAAAAGCACTCGAAGAATTCAGCAAGCAGATTATCATAGGTCTCGACACTAGAGACGGAAAAATATCCATTTCAGGATGGACAGACATTACGACAATAAGCGCCCTCCAGGTAGCGCAAACCATGGAAAAATATGGCGCCCAACGAATCATATATACTGACATAGCCAAAGACGGCATGTTGAGCGGTCCTAATTATGAAGCGTTACAAGATCTCGCGCAGCGGCTCTCAATCAAAGTGATCGCTTCCGGTGGAGTAGCCACGATTGAACATATCACAGCGCTTACCAAACTTAATTTGGATAATCTCGAAGGCTGTATAGTGGGAAAAGCCCTTTATACTAACCAGCTCTCGTTACCTGATGCACTTGCAAGCGTACGCTAACCGTCTTATTAAATTTGCCAGCTTTTTTAATAATCGATAAGAGTAGTAATTGTCGGATGCTTGCTGCAAATCGGACAATTCCTATTTCTAGGTACTGAAGCGGACCGGAATCTCATGTCGAGCGCATCAAAAGTCATCAAGGTGTTCGTGAGTAGTTTTCCAACTCCGAGAACATACTTCAAAGCCTCAGTAGCCTGAATTGTACCGAGCATTCCGGCGATTGGCCCGAGAACGCCGGATTCCCTGCAATTAAGTACCGCATCAGGTAACGGTGGATGCAGGAAGACACACCGGTAACAGGTTGTCTCTCCCGGAAGCACTGTCATTGTCTGTCCCTGGAACTGGAGAATACCGCCATGCGAATAAGGCTTTCCTGCGAGAACACAAGCATCGTTTATAAGGAACTTTGAAGGGAAATTATCTGTCCCATCAATGATAAAATCATATTCATTTATAACATCGATAATGTTACTGGAAGTTACTCTAGTATTATATTTTATAACCTTAACATCAGGATTAATTGCCTTGATTGTCTCTTCTGCCGAATCTACTTTTGATCTTCCTATATCAGTAGTTGAATGTATTATCTGACGATGTAAGTTCGAACAATCGACAACGTCGCCATCAACAATCCCTAACGTTCCAACACCAGCCGCTGCCAGATACATCGCGATAGGAGAACCGAGCCCGCCAGTCCCAATAATCAATATCTTGGACGCCAATATCGTTTTCTGACCTTTTACCCCGACATTTGGCAATAAGATATGCCTGCGATAACGTTCTAATTGCTCGTCACTTAAACCTACATCGACCATAACTGCCTCCATCATTACTTCAATAAGCCCCATAAATATCAAATACTTTAATTATCTTCTTAGCAAAGAGCTTGACCTATATCGTAAATAATGTCTTCACGATCTTCAATTCCGATAGATAAGCGAATAACCTTATCATCAATACCCAAAAGTTTCTTTTCTTCATCGGAACAATCAACATAGATAGTTGAATGTGGATGTATTGCCAGAGATGCATTATCACCAAGATTTGTGGCACGCTTAATAATAGTTAGTTTATTCAAAAATTTGAAGCATGCATCTTTACTATCAAGCTCAAAAGTAAAAACAGCGCCAAATAATCCTCGGAATTGCCTCTTCGCCAGTTCGTGGAAGGGTGATGACGTGAGTCCTGGATAATTTACACGGTTAACCTGCTCATGTGACTCAAGGTATCGCGCAACATCAAAAGCATTATTGCAACAGCGTTCAACTCTGAGCGATAAAGTTTCCAGACCAATACTTTGCAAAAAAGCACTCTGTGGAGATAAACAGGATCCCAGGTCTTTATATATCTCCTTCCTTAATTTGGAAATAAAGGCCCATTCCTTTAGCTGACAGAATTTTCCAAGGCCTTGGTATTTCGTCCAATTATAGGTCCCTAGATCAACTATGACTCCGCCGATACTGGTAGCGCCGCCGGAGATGAACTTAGTACTGGAATGGATTACAACATCAACGCCATAATTTTTAGCTTGAAATAAGTATGGCGAGGTAAGAGAGCTATCCGCTATGACAACAAGATTATTGGCATGTGCGATATCCGCAATAGCCTGAATATCCGGAATATTCATTTTAGGATTAGCTATAGTTTCAAAAAAAATAACTTTTGTTTTCTCATCGATCAAAGCTTTGATGCTATCAAGGTCATTGATATCAACAAAACTGGTAGTGATCCCAAGTCGCGGCAAAGTATTCTTAAGCAACGAATATGTTCCCGCAAAAAGTCCGTTTGAGGCAATAATCTTGTCGCCTTGCTGGAGTAAAGCAAAAAAAGTATTGGTAATAGCAGCCATACCTGAAGCAACAGCAATCGAAGCGAATCCGTCCTCAAGCGCAGTCATCTTCAGCTCAAACGCTTCAACAGTGGGATTAGTTACTCGAGTATAAGCGTGTGCCTGTTTCTGACCTCTAAATACAGCTTCTATTTCTTCTGCGCTCTCGAATGCATACGCTGCGCTTGCATATATCGGATATTTAATAGAATTATGAATATCCTTCTTATTTATTTTTCCATGGACCGCTTTCGTATTAAAATTCAGTTCTTTCATATATCGCTCCGTTTAGTAATAGTAGTACATTATTCGAAAGCCCCCGGTCATAAAGTACAAGAACTCTATTTGGTCACTTTGTTTTATTAATGTACTCGAAAAAGCATTCTTGATTATAATAAATATTGGTCCAATAAAGTCACAATTCCATACTATCCCCACCCATTTTGTATGCTATGCCAATATAATACATCACCGGGAATTTCCCATCAATGTATTAAAAGCCATCTTCAAAAAAAAACCTAAAAACAGTTATTATATTTCTGAGTAACTTTTATGCTTAAACATATCAACCATGCAAAATAGAACGAATCATGATAAAATGATCTAAAATTAAGGAATAGAGAGTATTATGACTCAAGCTTCATCGAAAAAAATTATTGGAATAACTATGGGCGACGGCGCTGGAATTGGTCCGGAGGTCATCGTCAAAACCTTTAACCGGGCAGATACCTTCAAAGACTGTATTCCTGTTGTTATTGGCGATTACCAGGTAATCGAGAAGGCAATTGATAAATTCCTCCGCGTACCAATTGCTGTTCATAGTGTAAAATCGATTTATGATATTTCCCAAAAACCTTACGTTCTCAACATCCTCGATCTTGAGAACCTGAAGAACTCTTCCATAGTTTTTGGTCAGATCAACTCCGAAACTGGAAAAGCTTCGGTAGAATACGTCATCAAAGCGATTGAACTTGCCTTAGCAGGTGATATTGACGCCATTGTAACTGCACCGATATCAAAGTACGCAATCCAAAAAGCCGGGTTTAAATATGACGGGCATA
Coding sequences:
- a CDS encoding adenylyltransferase is translated as MVDVGLSDEQLERYRRHILLPNVGVKGQKTILASKILIIGTGGLGSPIAMYLAAAGVGTLGIVDGDVVDCSNLHRQIIHSTTDIGRSKVDSAEETIKAINPDVKVIKYNTRVTSSNIIDVINEYDFIIDGTDNFPSKFLINDACVLAGKPYSHGGILQFQGQTMTVLPGETTCYRCVFLHPPLPDAVLNCRESGVLGPIAGMLGTIQATEALKYVLGVGKLLTNTLMTFDALDMRFRSASVPRNRNCPICSKHPTITTLIDY
- a CDS encoding 1-(5-phosphoribosyl)-5-((5-phosphoribosylamino)methylideneamino)imidazole-4-carboxamide isomerase produces the protein MNDFEIIPAIDLLDGKCVRLIQGDYEKKTVFDNNPVSVAQKWENQGATRIHIVDLDGAKAGHPANTEIIKKIANSINIPVQVGGGIRTREDITKTLDAGAQRVILGTSLIKDPKFAKKALEEFSKQIIIGLDTRDGKISISGWTDITTISALQVAQTMEKYGAQRIIYTDIAKDGMLSGPNYEALQDLAQRLSIKVIASGGVATIEHITALTKLNLDNLEGCIVGKALYTNQLSLPDALASVR
- a CDS encoding imidazole glycerol phosphate synthase subunit HisH is translated as MNKNYIAIIDYGMGNLRSVYKALEILGHPAIITDSPEIIEKSSGIILPGVGAFGALMDNMKTKGLIKPLLEQIEAGKQYLGICVGLQILFEKGYEKGTHQGLGIFPGDVIHFHNLPANLKVPHMGWNSVSLKKDNKLFCGIQNEDMFYFVHSYHAATSNEDIISATTNYGYEFVSGVHHDNIHGIQFHPEKSGRLGQRILNNFAINCLMG
- a CDS encoding acetyl-L-homoserine sulfhydrolase, which encodes MKELNFNTKAVHGKINKKDIHNSIKYPIYASAAYAFESAEEIEAVFRGQKQAHAYTRVTNPTVEAFELKMTALEDGFASIAVASGMAAITNTFFALLQQGDKIIASNGLFAGTYSLLKNTLPRLGITTSFVDINDLDSIKALIDEKTKVIFFETIANPKMNIPDIQAIADIAHANNLVVIADSSLTSPYLFQAKNYGVDVVIHSSTKFISGGATSIGGVIVDLGTYNWTKYQGLGKFCQLKEWAFISKLRKEIYKDLGSCLSPQSAFLQSIGLETLSLRVERCCNNAFDVARYLESHEQVNRVNYPGLTSSPFHELAKRQFRGLFGAVFTFELDSKDACFKFLNKLTIIKRATNLGDNASLAIHPHSTIYVDCSDEEKKLLGIDDKVIRLSIGIEDREDIIYDIGQALC